In Oceanibaculum nanhaiense, the following are encoded in one genomic region:
- a CDS encoding PepSY-associated TM helix domain-containing protein has translation MIELSQARSKRLLAVHGWAGTVLGLALYVVILTGAVVVFAHEIGTWSVSGSRAQQPLAAPMDAKIRELAGQVDPEYLDDINLFHNPAGHISAFFHTHGVKEDGHPMEKGVRFTFDPVTGETLTRQEGYADEFDDPVSALEHFLVELHVNLHAPNPVGLYLTGILGFAMLAAAVSGFLLHRHLIKDLFVAPRLSSRLLNARDRHILAGSWGLPFAFVLAFTGAFLSFAGSIGLMTISMVAFGGDQEKLIETIIGTPEGEDATPAPLANLDAMLRQSADKSHSAPAFVSIMHYGRADARVFAFHLAGEGELQSQQHVFKGSDGSYLGPKPTIGTTPSAGDTAFTLVSVLHFGTFAGLLSRVIWFALGLAMCYVTLTGLQLWLRRRADSPLWRRLGRSVPVVGYGLPIALAASGIGYLLALPVGTVLFWTPASFLIASGLAIVIGCILRDEVLLTRLYRGLLGAVLIALPVLRWLIDGTGWGPLMASGNDMVVLLDLALATGGIGYLYAAFSRRPEARWSGAKRPVAAE, from the coding sequence ATGATCGAACTCTCCCAGGCGCGCAGCAAAAGACTGCTGGCGGTGCATGGCTGGGCCGGCACGGTGCTGGGCCTGGCGCTCTATGTCGTTATCCTGACCGGTGCCGTGGTGGTGTTCGCGCATGAGATCGGCACCTGGTCGGTCAGCGGCAGCCGGGCGCAGCAGCCGCTCGCGGCGCCGATGGATGCGAAAATCCGCGAACTGGCCGGACAGGTCGATCCGGAATATCTGGACGACATCAACCTGTTCCACAATCCGGCGGGCCATATCAGCGCCTTCTTCCACACGCATGGCGTGAAGGAGGACGGCCATCCGATGGAAAAGGGCGTGCGCTTCACCTTCGATCCGGTGACCGGGGAGACCCTGACGCGCCAGGAAGGTTATGCCGACGAATTCGACGATCCGGTCAGCGCGCTGGAGCATTTCCTGGTCGAACTGCATGTGAACCTGCACGCGCCCAACCCGGTGGGGCTCTACCTTACCGGCATACTGGGCTTCGCCATGCTGGCGGCGGCGGTGTCCGGCTTCCTGCTGCACCGGCATCTCATCAAGGATCTGTTCGTCGCACCGCGCCTGTCGAGCCGGCTGCTGAACGCCCGCGACCGCCATATCCTGGCGGGCAGCTGGGGCCTGCCCTTCGCCTTCGTGCTGGCTTTCACCGGCGCGTTCCTCAGCTTCGCCGGCTCCATCGGGCTGATGACGATCAGCATGGTGGCGTTCGGCGGCGACCAGGAAAAACTGATCGAAACCATCATCGGCACGCCCGAGGGCGAGGATGCCACCCCGGCCCCGCTGGCCAATCTGGACGCGATGCTGCGGCAGTCCGCCGACAAGTCGCACTCCGCCCCGGCCTTCGTCTCGATCATGCATTATGGCCGCGCCGATGCGCGGGTCTTCGCCTTCCATCTTGCCGGTGAAGGCGAGTTGCAGAGCCAGCAGCATGTCTTCAAGGGCAGCGACGGTTCCTATCTCGGGCCGAAGCCGACCATCGGCACCACACCCTCGGCCGGCGATACCGCCTTCACCCTGGTCAGCGTGCTGCATTTCGGCACTTTCGCCGGCCTGCTGTCGCGGGTGATCTGGTTCGCGCTGGGGCTCGCCATGTGCTACGTCACGCTGACCGGCCTGCAGCTCTGGCTGCGCCGACGCGCGGACAGCCCACTGTGGCGCCGGCTCGGGCGGTCCGTGCCGGTGGTCGGCTATGGCCTGCCCATTGCGCTGGCGGCCAGCGGCATCGGCTACCTGCTGGCGCTGCCCGTCGGGACCGTGCTGTTCTGGACGCCCGCCAGCTTCCTGATCGCCTCTGGCCTCGCCATCGTCATCGGCTGCATCCTGCGCGACGAGGTGCTGCTTACCCGGCTTTACCGGGGGTTGCTGGGCGCCGTGCTGATCGCCCTGCCGGTGTTGCGCTGGCTGATCGACGGCACCGGCTGGGGCCCGCTGATGGCGAGCGGTAACGACATGGTGGTGCTGCTCGACCTGGCCCTCGCGACCGGCGGGATCGGCTATCTCTACGCTGCCTTTTCCCGCCGCCCG